CCCGCCGTAGGTGCTGGCGGCCGGGCCGACGCCGGTCTCGAACCCGAAGGCGACCCGGTCGTCGGCCGTCTCCTCCACGAAATTTCTGCCGACGAGGATGCGGAGTTCCTCGGCGGTGAGGGGGGATCCGAGGGCGGCGTTCATCGCGTGGCAGACCGAGAGGAGGATCGTCCCGGTCGAACCGAGGCCGACGTGCTTGTACTGGTGGTCCCGGGCGACGATGTGGAACCCGCCCCCGTATCCCACCGTCGCCCTGAACGCCTCGACGATATGCCTGACGATCGGCACGCGGTCATAATCGATTGCGACGCTTCCGTCGGTGCATTCTGCGCTCGCCGTGCAGTAGACCTTCACGGCAAACCCGAACCCGCCGCCGCCGGGCTGACCTGGAGCGAACCTGTTCATGTCCAGGACGGTGGCGTGGATCCTGGCCGGGGCCTGCACGGTGAAGACGCCGGCCTGCGGCCTCGGGATCACTTCCCTCCCGATATCCAGGGGACGGATCCCCTCGCCTGCGGCGAAGGGTTCGAACTCGTACTCGACGAGGTCGAGGTCCCCGCCCCTGATCATCATCGTTGGCATGGTCTGTTCCTATGTGCGGTCAAAGAAGATATTTTTCCCGGACGCTTTGAGTGGAATCGCATAGACCACGCTGCAATCCTCCATCATGCCGAGGGAGAGGGCGCCGACCCCGCCTGAGTAGAGGATCCGGTTGTCGACGTTGTGGATGGCGGCGGTCCGCGCCGCCGAACCGACGGCGATGCCGAGATCTGCCATCCTGATCACGCAGTTGGGGCCTTTGAAGGGGGCGGCGCCGCCTTCGGGTGCGCCAGCCACCGCAGCCGTCATCCCGGCGCAGGTCTGATACCCGCATCCGCCGCAGTTGATCCCGGCCACCTCCCGGCCCCGGCACCCGATCAGGACGCAGGCATCTGATTGCTCGACGCCTTTCGCGTCCCTTGAGAAAAAGCCGAGTGTGTGCGCTTCCCCGTAGGTGCGCATCGCATCGGCGAGCCGTGCCAGGTCGGAGCCGCTGACCACCTCCACGCGGATGGTGTCGACGCCCTTCCCCTTCGGCGCCGTCCGTGCGGAGAGGGCCATTAAGGAGGCGACGGTCTGTACTGCATCGTATTCCGCAGTCATGGGTGTACGTACCGCCCCCGGCCACATATATCCTCTCACTTTCACGCTGCACGGCGCCCTCTTATCTCCCTTCTCTGGCCACAGAGGATCGATATGTCCCTGGGAGAAACCCTTGCGGTGCTCACCGAAGCGGCCGGCTTCGACATGAGCCCGCGCTCTGAACGCCCGGTTCGCGCCCGGTGCGGCCGCCTGCTCAAGGTCCTCCTCTGCGGGAAGTGCTCGTTCGACTGCGCCTACTGCGCGGTCAGGACAAAACGGGAGGCATACGCCCTTGCCCCGGCCGACCTCGCCCGGGCCTTTCTGACGATGCACCGCGAGGGCCGGGCCGACGGGTTATTCCTCTCCTCAGGTATCCCCCGTGACGTGGACGAAACGATGGCCGGGATCCTGGAGACCGGCGAGATCCTGAGAACGAGCGGGTTTACCGGCTACCTCCACTTAAAGGTCCTCCCCGGCGCCGCGCGGGCCGACATCGCCGAGGCGGCACGGCTGGCCGACCGGATCTCGATCAACCTGGAGGCGCCCTCGGCCTCGCGGCTCTCCGAGGTCGCCGGCGTCAAGGACTACCGGCAGGACATCGAAAAACGGCAGGCATGGATCGCCGATGCGATGCCGGGACGGCATACCACCCAGGTCGTTGTCGGGGCGGCCGGGGAAAGCGACGCCGAGATCCTCACGTGCATGGAGCGGCAGTACCGCCGCCTCGGCACGGCCAGGGTGTATTACTCGGCGTTCACCCCCCTCACCGGCACGCCTCTGCAGGGCCGCCCGCCCGCCCCGCTCTGGCGCCAGAACCGGCTCTACCAGGTCGACGCCCTGGTGCGAGCGTACGGCTGGCGCGCCGACGGCGTGGCCGACGTGCTGGACGGCGACGGTTTTCTTACGGACGCCGACCCGAAGATTCTCCTTGCACGGGAGATGCCGCCGGTCGACGTCAACGCCGCCCCGTACGCCGACCTCCTCCGGGTGCCCGGGATCGGGCCGGAGGGCGCCAGGCGGATCCTGGATGCCCGCCGGAGAAGGCCGCTCCACTCGGGCGCCGACCTGCGGCGGTGCGGTGTTGCACACAGGGCGGCCGGGTATCTGGTGTTCGAGGAGAGGGATGTGCAGACGACACTGTTTGCGTTTTGAATGGGGTGTGCGGGGATAGGGGTGGGTTTTGGGATGTGCACCTTCGCGTGAGGGAAGGCGATCCCTCCGGGATATCTGGAGAAAACCTCTCACCCAAAAAAGGTGAAGGGGTGCGGGCGTGGCACCCTTCACTTGTATTCGCGCTTTGAATACGAGTACTTCTCAGACTCGCCGCCCTTCACCACGATATACACCCACTCCCAGAGGGACTTGAGCGTGCCGAACTGCTCGTAGCGGCGCATGGAAAACCCGACCTTCAGGGCAGGAACGAGCACGACCTTTCCGGCCTTCCGCGCCCGCCGTGCGATCTCCAGGTCGTCGCCGGCGTCGATGGTGTGGTACATCCCGATCGCCATGAAGGCGTCCCGCCGAAAGGCGGTGTTGCAGCCGAGGGTATAGTAGATCGTGTTCGTCAGGTAGCCGATGCGCGAGAAGAAGTTTGCAAGCCAGAGGGAGACCTTATTCTTGATCCCCTTCTCCTTCGGGAAGACGAGGCCGTAGACCTGGACGGCGTCGGGGTGGTCGGCAAAGGTCTGCTCGATCCGCTCCAGCCAGTCAGGCGGGAGGTAACAGTCGGCATCGGTGGTGGCGATGATCTCACCCTTCGCCGCGACGGCACCGTCGTTTCTCGCCCCGCCGACCTTTTTGCTCGTCTGGACAAAGACCTGATCGGCATAGTTCGCGGCGATCTCGCGTGTCCGGTCCTTCGAGTTCCCGTCCACGACGATGATCTCGTAGGCGCCCCTGGGGATGGTCTGGTTGCAGAGGGATTCGAGGCAGGAGGCGATGCTCTCCTCCTCGTTGTAGGTCGGCACAATCACCGAGATCACGGTATCAACTCCTTATAGAGATTCACATGGAGGTCGGCCACCCTCCCGATGTCGAAACGATCGGTGAAGGGGCGCGATACGGCGGCGTGCCGCCTGATGACGGTTTCGTCCTCGACGACCGCCCCGGCCTCCTCAAGGTCGTCGAAGAAGAGGGCGGCGCCCTCGAAGTTCTCGACGAACTCCGGTATCCTGCGGGCGAGGACGGGGACGCCGGTCGCCATCGATTCAAGGATGACCATCGGCAGGCCCTCGGCAAACGACGGCATGAAGAAAAGGTCGGCGCTGCAGTAGGCCGCCGTGATGTCCCTGACAAATCCGGTGAAGATGACGTTCCTGCCGCACCCCTTCTTCTCCTCTTCGATCCGTCTGTAGTCCTTGGAGAAGGAGCCGTACGGGAACCCTCCCACCCAGACGAATGTGATGTCCGGGTGCTCCTTTGAAAGGGCGATGAAATCATAGATCCCTTTCCGCGGCGTCTGCTGCGCCACCGTGAGCACCACCATCTCCTCGTCGCCGATGCCGTGTTCCCTGCGGAATGCGGCGCGTTTTTCCGGGTCAGGCCTGAAGCGGTCCCGGTTTACGCCGTTTGGAATGAGGGTCACCGGCACATCGGGCGCCATCTCGCGCACCTCCTGGTCGTTCGGGTCGGAGATCGTGATGATGTGGTCAAAGCCCCGGTAGATCCCTGGATAGAGGCGGTTCACCGTATCAGAGAAGGCGAGGTTGCCGTTGTTGAGGCGGGGGGTGGAGTGGGCGGTGAGCACCTTGACGCCGCGGCTGTACTTCTTGTTCGCCAGGGCCAGGGGTCCGAAGGTGTGGTAGTGGACCACATCGTAATCGTAGCCGTGAGCGTTCCAGGCGAGGTCCAGGTCCGCGTTCTCGGCGAGTTTTCCGGCGAGCATCCGGGCCAGGGTGGCGCACCCGATATACTTGAAAAAAAGCATATCCTCGACGAAAAAGTTCACCTTCATCTTCTCTCTCCGAGATAGTCGAGGACGTGGCGGATGCACCCGTCCATGTTCAGGTACTCGAACTCGGCGAAACGGCCCAGGAGGTCGATCCCGGTCCCCTCGACAAACTCTCTGATGACCCTGATGTTCTCCAGGTAGGCAAGGTCGTAGATGACGTAGGCGTATCGCTGCCGCTCGACTGCGGCGTAGACGACATCGTCGGGGGAGGCGATCACCTCCATCTTCATGAGCCCTTCGACCGTGTGTTCGACGAGGGCGTCGTCGCTCATCTGTGCCGCCTCGTCGCCCTCCCGGTAGGTGATCTCGGCGAGGACCGAGGAGCACCCGGCAGGGGCGTTGCCGTCGCTGTAGCCCGAGGGAAACGAGATGCGGTTGAAGAGCCCGATCTCCTCCTGTGGGACGTACACCCAGGAATACGGCTTTGTCGCTCCCCTGATCCCGATGCAGACACAGGCGACCGCGTTGTATTTCAGCGCCGCACACGCCGCGGCCACCTCCGCCGGCACCTCTTCGAGGCAGGGGAGAAGGGCCTGCAGGGGAATGGTGGCGACGCACCGGTCGGCGACGATCTCTTCGTTCCCGTCGCCGATCACCCACTTGCCGTCCTCCCGCCGCCGCACCGAGCGGACGACGAAGCCGGTCCTGATCGCATCCTCGACCGGGGCGGCGATCGCCTGCACGAGCGCCTCGATCCCGCCGCTCTGCGGGTACGAGAAGACCGACTGGTGGGTGTAGCCCTCGGTTTCGATCCCGATCGCCGACCTGATCACGTCCTCGACCGGCGGCATCGGGACCCGCCCTTCCATCCAGTGCGCCGACATCTCTTCAGGCGGGAACTTCCAGATCTTCCGGTTGTACGGGATCATATAGCACCCGGCAATCCCCGCTCCAAAGGTGGCGACGATCCAGTCCCTGAAGTTTTCCGGCGGTGCAACAGCCCCTTTCTCGACCGCGATCAGGTTTTTGACGAACTCGTTGATGCAGAAGAAGAGATCCTCTTTTGGCAGGTCGGAAAGACCGTTTTCAAACGGGTATTTGACATAGCGCCCCTTGTAGAAGATCTTGGTCAGACGGTCCCGCTCGGTGCGGTTCTCGCCGAGCACCTCCTTCATGAAGGAGAGCACGGCGGCGTCGCGGGAGAAGATGATGTGCGAACCGCCGGTGTCGAAGGTGAACCCCTCACTTCGTTTCGAGCGGCAGAGCCCGCCGTACTCGGGTTCCGCCTCCAGGACGACCACGTTCTCCCCCCGCTCGTGCAAGCCCCGGGCAAGCGTCACCCCGGTCAGCCCGCCGCCCAGTATCGCCGTTTTCACGGCATATAGGTGTGCGGTGAGTTCATATATGGTTGATCATCCAGGGCCGCGGGCACCGGCTGACCGGAAAAACAGTGAAAAATAGGTGAAGGGACCGCTCACGAAGACCCGGCCGATTCCTTCGGACCGGCTTCGGGCTTCGCGGGCCGCTCGGGCTTCACGTAGGTGATCTTCACCAGCACCCGCCCCTCGTGGACCGTGACCGCAGAGGAGTACTGCGTCTCCATCGTGAGGCAGTGCACCGGGCAGACCTCCACGCAGCAGTTGCAGACGTGGCAGCGGAGCAGATCGATCTCCCAGGTCTTCTCCTCGCGCGAGACGCAGATTGCGTCCGACGGGCACTTGCGCATGCACATCCCGCAGGAGATGCACTGCGACGGATCGATCGTCACGTGGCCCCGCGAGATCGGGGTGATCTTCGCGGGCTGTGCCGGGTAGCGGATGGTGGACGGTCCGTGGATGACCGATTTCAGCACCGTTTTTGCCATCTCAAAGTATGCCATTCTCAGATCACCTCTCGCAGCAGCCGATGCACGGGTCGATCGAGAGCACGATGATCGGGACGTCGGCGAGTTCGCAGCCCGCGAGCATCTTCACCATCGGCGGGATGTTCGTGATCGTCGGGGTGCGCACCCGGTGTCGGACGAGGTTGCGCGTGCCGTTCCCCTTCACATAGTGGACCACCTCGCCGCGGGGCTGCTCGGCCCTGGCGAAGTACTCGCCGTCGGGCTTTCCGGTCACCTTCACCTCGATCGGGCCGTCCGGGATCTTCTGGATCGCCTCTTTGATGATATCGATCGAGGCGTGCATCTCCTTCGCCCGCACAGCGCAGCGTGCATAGCAGTCGCAGCCGTCTTCGACCACCGGCGTGAAATGGAGGCGGTCATAGGCGGCGTAGCCGAGCATCCGGGCGTCTGAAGCGACCCCGCTCGCCCTGAGCACCGGGCCGACCGCCCCATCGGCATAGGCGTCCTCTTTTGAGAGGATGCCGACGTTCTTCAGCCTGGACTTCACCGAGGAATCGTTCAAAAAGACGTTCGTCATATCGGCGAGCTCTTTCCTGAACCCGTTCAGGCCGTTTGACATCTCGTCGAGTTTCTCGGCGTCGATGTCCCGGCGGACGCCGCCCACCTTGCAGCTTCCCTGGATCACCCGGCCGCCGGTGGTCGCCTCGAGGTCGTCCAGGATATACTCGCGCAGCCGCCAGGCGTCCATGAAGAGGTTCTCGAACCCCATGCCGTCGGCGAAAAGCCCGAGCCAGAGGAGGTGGGAATGGATCCTGGAGTACTCAGACCAGATCGTCCGGAGGTAGAGGGCGCGTTCGGGCACCTCCACGTTCATCACCGTCTCGACGCCCTGGCAGTAGGTGGCGCCGTGGATGAAACTGCAGATCCCGCAGATCCGTTCGGCGATATAGACGTATTCGGGAAACTCTCTCTTCTCGACCAGGGTTTCAAGACCGCGGTGGATATACCCGATGGAGGGCAGGGCCTCCTTTACCTTCTCGTCCTCGATGACGAGGTCGAGATGGATCGGTTCAGGAAGGACCGGGTGCTGTGGGCCAAAGGGCATGACTATTTCTTTTGACATGTGACCTCCCCCCTGAAGGTGACGTTGCTGAACGGGTACTTTTTCGCCGTCTTCAGCAGGTTCCCCTTGTAATCGACGTTTATCCCGGTGACTTCGACCCCGAAAAAGTCGTGCATCTCGTTCTCGTAGATGAACGCCCCCCAGTAGATCCCTGAGATGCTCGGGAGCGTCGTCCCGACCGGGACGGTGATGCGCAGGCTCTCGAAACGGTTGTCTTTGTCGAAACAGTAGGTTATCTCGAAGGTATCTTCGATTTTTGTGCAGCTGACCTGGACCAGGCGGAAACCCCCCTCGCGGTATGTCCTGACCCGTGCAAGCAGGTCGCCCTGGTCGATCGTCGTTATCGGTTCGTCTTCTATCATGCCGATCCCTCCTGTCCCTTCATTTTCGCTCGTTTTTCCTCAAGAATCCCGAGTGCCTTCACGATCCCGTCGATGATCGACTCGGGGCGCGCGGCGCAGCCCGGCACATAGACGTCCACCGGGATCACCTCGTCGACGCCCCCGGCGATGTTGTAGCACTCCCTGAAGACGCCGCCCGTGGCAGCGCAGATGCCCACGGCGACGACGACTTTCGGGTCGGGCATCTGCTCGTAGATGTTTTTCACCACCTCACGGTTCATCTCGTTGACCCCGCCGGTGATCACGAAGACATCGGCGTGTTTCGGGTTGCCGGTGTTGATGATCCCGAATCGCTCCACGTCGTACAGCGGGGTGAGACAGGCAAGCACCTCGATATCACAGCCATTGCAACTTGAGGCGTCATAATGGAGAAGCCATGGTGATTTTTTCAGATATGCCATTGTTTCACACCCCCAGATAGAAGTAATAAAGGACGACGAGGTTAAGGAACCCGAGTATTGCGGCAGAACCCCATCCGCTCTTCATGGTCATCTGCCACTTCATTCTCGAGAAGGTGTTGTCGATGAAGATCTCCAGAATGTAGGCGACAACGATGACGGCGAGCCCCAGCAGTGGGTTGAACCCGAAGAAGAGGTACACAATCCCGAGGAGCACCACCGTCTCGTACCAGTGGGCGATCTCGATCTTCGCCAGGGTCGCCCCGGAAAACTCCGTGGTCAATCCCTTCACCAGTTCCTGGTGGGC
Above is a window of Methanofollis tationis DNA encoding:
- a CDS encoding GHMP family kinase ATP-binding protein; amino-acid sequence: MPTMMIRGGDLDLVEYEFEPFAAGEGIRPLDIGREVIPRPQAGVFTVQAPARIHATVLDMNRFAPGQPGGGGFGFAVKVYCTASAECTDGSVAIDYDRVPIVRHIVEAFRATVGYGGGFHIVARDHQYKHVGLGSTGTILLSVCHAMNAALGSPLTAEELRILVGRNFVEETADDRVAFGFETGVGPAASTYGGFVVLGDDLSLAYRHPFAGDKNVFIIIPASEISSSGTSEFNVLMNRARDLDYRDRPLKAYMVLMDLIPAIEAGNLKRAGEVMWEIEFRGSKRAEIEHHSFAIYTMMSGLRDAGIEFVGMSSVGPSIAVITEKTEEEVRAIAKRLGLSIALATAVDNEGIRITGP
- a CDS encoding ferredoxin domain-containing protein — translated: MTAEYDAVQTVASLMALSARTAPKGKGVDTIRVEVVSGSDLARLADAMRTYGEAHTLGFFSRDAKGVEQSDACVLIGCRGREVAGINCGGCGYQTCAGMTAAVAGAPEGGAAPFKGPNCVIRMADLGIAVGSAARTAAIHNVDNRILYSGGVGALSLGMMEDCSVVYAIPLKASGKNIFFDRT
- a CDS encoding radical SAM protein — its product is MSLGETLAVLTEAAGFDMSPRSERPVRARCGRLLKVLLCGKCSFDCAYCAVRTKREAYALAPADLARAFLTMHREGRADGLFLSSGIPRDVDETMAGILETGEILRTSGFTGYLHLKVLPGAARADIAEAARLADRISINLEAPSASRLSEVAGVKDYRQDIEKRQAWIADAMPGRHTTQVVVGAAGESDAEILTCMERQYRRLGTARVYYSAFTPLTGTPLQGRPPAPLWRQNRLYQVDALVRAYGWRADGVADVLDGDGFLTDADPKILLAREMPPVDVNAAPYADLLRVPGIGPEGARRILDARRRRPLHSGADLRRCGVAHRAAGYLVFEERDVQTTLFAF
- a CDS encoding glycosyltransferase is translated as MISVIVPTYNEEESIASCLESLCNQTIPRGAYEIIVVDGNSKDRTREIAANYADQVFVQTSKKVGGARNDGAVAAKGEIIATTDADCYLPPDWLERIEQTFADHPDAVQVYGLVFPKEKGIKNKVSLWLANFFSRIGYLTNTIYYTLGCNTAFRRDAFMAIGMYHTIDAGDDLEIARRARKAGKVVLVPALKVGFSMRRYEQFGTLKSLWEWVYIVVKGGESEKYSYSKREYK
- a CDS encoding glycosyltransferase family 4 protein: MKVNFFVEDMLFFKYIGCATLARMLAGKLAENADLDLAWNAHGYDYDVVHYHTFGPLALANKKYSRGVKVLTAHSTPRLNNGNLAFSDTVNRLYPGIYRGFDHIITISDPNDQEVREMAPDVPVTLIPNGVNRDRFRPDPEKRAAFRREHGIGDEEMVVLTVAQQTPRKGIYDFIALSKEHPDITFVWVGGFPYGSFSKDYRRIEEEKKGCGRNVIFTGFVRDITAAYCSADLFFMPSFAEGLPMVILESMATGVPVLARRIPEFVENFEGAALFFDDLEEAGAVVEDETVIRRHAAVSRPFTDRFDIGRVADLHVNLYKELIP
- a CDS encoding FAD-dependent oxidoreductase, producing the protein MKTAILGGGLTGVTLARGLHERGENVVVLEAEPEYGGLCRSKRSEGFTFDTGGSHIIFSRDAAVLSFMKEVLGENRTERDRLTKIFYKGRYVKYPFENGLSDLPKEDLFFCINEFVKNLIAVEKGAVAPPENFRDWIVATFGAGIAGCYMIPYNRKIWKFPPEEMSAHWMEGRVPMPPVEDVIRSAIGIETEGYTHQSVFSYPQSGGIEALVQAIAAPVEDAIRTGFVVRSVRRREDGKWVIGDGNEEIVADRCVATIPLQALLPCLEEVPAEVAAACAALKYNAVACVCIGIRGATKPYSWVYVPQEEIGLFNRISFPSGYSDGNAPAGCSSVLAEITYREGDEAAQMSDDALVEHTVEGLMKMEVIASPDDVVYAAVERQRYAYVIYDLAYLENIRVIREFVEGTGIDLLGRFAEFEYLNMDGCIRHVLDYLGERR
- a CDS encoding 4Fe-4S dicluster domain-containing protein, which translates into the protein MAYFEMAKTVLKSVIHGPSTIRYPAQPAKITPISRGHVTIDPSQCISCGMCMRKCPSDAICVSREEKTWEIDLLRCHVCNCCVEVCPVHCLTMETQYSSAVTVHEGRVLVKITYVKPERPAKPEAGPKESAGSS
- a CDS encoding hydrogenase large subunit, producing MSKEIVMPFGPQHPVLPEPIHLDLVIEDEKVKEALPSIGYIHRGLETLVEKREFPEYVYIAERICGICSFIHGATYCQGVETVMNVEVPERALYLRTIWSEYSRIHSHLLWLGLFADGMGFENLFMDAWRLREYILDDLEATTGGRVIQGSCKVGGVRRDIDAEKLDEMSNGLNGFRKELADMTNVFLNDSSVKSRLKNVGILSKEDAYADGAVGPVLRASGVASDARMLGYAAYDRLHFTPVVEDGCDCYARCAVRAKEMHASIDIIKEAIQKIPDGPIEVKVTGKPDGEYFARAEQPRGEVVHYVKGNGTRNLVRHRVRTPTITNIPPMVKMLAGCELADVPIIVLSIDPCIGCCER
- a CDS encoding NADH-quinone oxidoreductase subunit C translates to MIEDEPITTIDQGDLLARVRTYREGGFRLVQVSCTKIEDTFEITYCFDKDNRFESLRITVPVGTTLPSISGIYWGAFIYENEMHDFFGVEVTGINVDYKGNLLKTAKKYPFSNVTFRGEVTCQKK
- a CDS encoding NADH-quinone oxidoreductase subunit B family protein → MAYLKKSPWLLHYDASSCNGCDIEVLACLTPLYDVERFGIINTGNPKHADVFVITGGVNEMNREVVKNIYEQMPDPKVVVAVGICAATGGVFRECYNIAGGVDEVIPVDVYVPGCAARPESIIDGIVKALGILEEKRAKMKGQEGSA